Proteins from one Enoplosus armatus isolate fEnoArm2 chromosome 4, fEnoArm2.hap1, whole genome shotgun sequence genomic window:
- the ndufs4 gene encoding NADH dehydrogenase [ubiquinone] iron-sulfur protein 4, mitochondrial, which yields MASSMSLLGLGRLSVLNVASKLALNPIRSTSTSTLRLAEKPGQDTQLITVDEKLDITSVTGVPEEHIKTRKVHIFVPAKTAMQSGVNSTKKWKMDFDTRERWENPLMGWSSSGDPLSNMMLTFSSKEDAIAFAEKNGWSYDVTEKRSSKPRVKSYGSNFSWDKRTRRSAK from the exons ATGGCGTCCTCAATGTCACTTCTCGGCTTGGGACGTTTGTCTGTGCTCAATGTCGCTTCTAAATTGGCTCTGAATCCTATCAG GTCTACAAGCACATCAACATTGAGGCTGGCAGAGAAACCAGGACAAGACACGCAACTTATTACAGTTGATGAGAAATTG gaCATCACCAGTGTGACAGGGGTCCCAGAGGAGCACATCAAAACACGCAAGGTTCACATCTTTGTGCCGGCCAAAACGGCCATGCAGTCGGGAGTCAACAGCACCAAAAAGTGGAAGAtggactttgacaccagagagcGCTGGGAGAACCCGCTGATGGGCTGGTCCTCAAG TGGGGATCCCTTGTCCAACATGATGCTCACTTTCTCTTCCAAGGAAGATGCCATCGCTTTTGCTGAGAAAAATG GTTGGAGCTACGATGTAACTGAGAAGAGGAGCTCAAAGCCCCGGGTGAAATCCTACGGATCAAACTTCTCCTGGGACAAGAGGACCAGGAGGTCTGCTAAGTAA
- the fsta gene encoding follistatin-A codes for MFRMLKHHLHPGIFLLFIWLCHLMEHQKVQAGNCWLQQGKNGRCQVLYMPGMSREECCRSGRLGTSWTEEDVPNSTLFRWMIFNGGAPNCIPCKETCDNVDCGPGKRCKMNRRSKPRCVCAPDCSNITWKGPVCGSDGKTYKDECALLKAKCKGHPDLDVQYQGKCKKTCRDVLCPGSSTCVVDQTNNAYCVTCNRICPEVTSPEQYLCGNDGIIYASACHLRRATCLLGRSIGVAYEGKCIKAKSCEDIQCSAGKKCLWDARMSRGRCSLCDETCPESRTDEAVCASDNTTYPSECAMKQAACSMGVLLEVKHSGSCNSITEDQEEDEEDEDSDYMAYVHISSILDG; via the exons ATGTTTAGGATGCTGAAACACCACCTTCACCCGGGCATTTTTCTCTTGTTCATATGGCTTTGTCACCTCATGGAACATCAAAAAGTTCAAG cTGGGAACTGCTGGCTGCAGCAGGGGAAGAACGGGAGGTGCCAGGTGCTCTACATGCCCGGGATGAGCAGGGAGGAGTGCTGTCGGAGTGGCAGACTGGGGACGTCCTGGACCGAAGAGGACGTCCCCAACAGCACGCTCTTTAGGTGGATGATCTTCAATGGCGGAGCCCCCAATTGCATACCTTGCAAAG AAACCTGTGATAATGTTGACTGTGGGCCTGGAAAGAGGTGCAAGATGAACAGAAGAAGCAAGCCGCGCTGCGTGTGCGCACCAGACTGCTCCAACATCACCTGGAAAGGACCGGTCTGCGGCTCAGATGGAAAGACCTACAAAGACGAATGCGCACTGCTGAAGGCTAAATGCAAAGGCCACCCCGACCTGGACGTGCAGTACCAGGGGAAGTGCAAGA AAACGTGCCGTGACGTCTTGTGCCCCGGTAGCTCCACATGCGTGGTGGACCAGACAAATAACGCATATTGTGTGACGTGTAATCGGATTTGCCCCGAAGTGACGTCGCCTGAGCAGTACCTGTGTGGAAACGACGGGATCATCTATGCCAGCGCGTGTCACCTGAGAAGAGCTACCTGTCTCCTCGGCAGATCTATTGGAGTGGCATATGAGGGAAAATGCATCA AGGCCAAGTCGTGTGAGGACATCCAGTGCAGCGCGGGGAAAAAGTGTCTGTGGGATGCTCGGATGAGCCGGGGCCGCTGCTCGCTGTGTGACGAGACCTGTCCGGAGAGCAGGACGGATGAGGCGGTGTGTGCCAGCGACAACACCACATATCCCAGTGAATGTGCCATGAAGCAAGCTGCTTGTTCTATGGGGGTGCTGCTGGAAGTCAAGCACTCGGGATCTTGCAACT CCATCACAGAAgaccaggaggaggatgaggaagatgaagactCAGACTACATGGCCTATGTCCATATATCTTCTATACTGGATGGATAA
- the itga2.2 gene encoding integrin alpha-2: MEFFWGTIFFFILVIYDSIWPSQSFNVGTAGAKIFSGPAGEEFGYTVQQMTNHEGKWLLVSAPWSGFSRNRKGDVYKCPVSGSRNSCDKLNLQDSVSIPDVKNINDNMSLGLTLTRMPAVNGLMTCGPLWGQHCGNQDFYPGICAKMSPIFQPQHVFSPAVQTCGGPMDIVIVLDGSNSIYPWDPMNEFLRKLIPGLDIGPKNTQVSVIQYAVDSKFEFRLNQYKTKDEVMAAVSEITQVYGQSTNTFHAIQYASQWGFHQSNGARPGAAKVMVVVTDGESHDKAFRDTVIADCERQGITRFGIAVLGYYIRNNIDTDNLVKEIKSIASLPTERFFFNVSEEAALSTIAGTLGNRIFNIEGTGKGGDNFKMEMSQVGFSAHYSSQQDVMMLGAVGAYAWSGTVVHQKGSKVHILPVSAFEGTLQDRNHSSLLGYSVTTLSDASTEYYVAGAPRSNHSGQVIVYTVNAQKQSAIIDSERGKQIGSYFGSVLCSLDVDQDGATDLLLVGAPMFMSELKREEGRVYVFSVTKGILNEQGFLSGPPPTENARFGMAISAVPDLDLDGYSDVVVGAPLEDKEKGVIYIYNGDKKTLNKQFSQKILGSKLDPQLQYFGRSLDSYKDLNDDTLPDISIGAYGKVVQLWSRGVASVTAKSSFNPDKINIFNKPCDINGRKLSCFITNLCFSAAFRPKNPVGPIDISYTLTLDADLQASRVTSRGLFTKNNERSLTEKAKISSNPLCLDYQVYVQETPDFVNSLSLKVEIEQQNEDVNPVLDMFFPSAWEFFIPFTKDCGSDDVCISDLVLSVKTDTKSSSSAPVLVSANNRELSFEVVVKNKKENAYNTQVLATYSSNLYYSSVFPPMDGIKCTSTQTQTLTCQVGYPALKKNQEMKFQINFDYNLDQLQKQAEVKFEAKSDGKEERPADNNVAISIPVRYDAGIVLSRQSNINFYVADAAKPVVTTVKNLDDIGPEFNFTVKISTGNFPVSLLYLTIALPMTTKGGNKLLYVTSVDTQAGGSVSCDSSSLVDPLKIGVKSHKESFSEESLRGIESLDCKSAKCEYIKCILKDTEVNSDYFVKVKTRIWSGTFISATYQTIELTSSVDVETSNPDLLIIGLKQLPVVVTVSKPGEKGDVPVGVIVGSAIAGLLLLALAVGLLWKFGFFKRKYQQLQREADEDMQSHAHVDEVL, encoded by the exons ATGGAGTTCTTCTGGGGCACTATCTTCTTCTTCATACTAGTCATTT aTGACAGTATCTGGCCCTCACAGTCCTTCAACGTCGGCACTGCAGGTGCCAAGATATTCAGCGGACCAGCTGGGGAAGAGTTTGGTTACACAGTCCAACAAATGACAAACCATGAGGGCAAATG GCTCCTGGTTAGCGCCCCATGGAGTGGTTTTAGTCGAAACAGGAAAGGGGATGTTTACAAGTGTCCAGTCTCGGGGTCCAGAAACAGCTGTGACAAGCTCAATCTTCAAG ATTCTGTTAGTATTCCAGATGTTAAAAACATCAATGACAACATGTCCCTGGGTCTGACTCTTACCAGGATGCCTGCCGTCAATGGTTTGAtg ACATGCGGCCCTCTTTGGGGACAGCATTGTGGCAATCAGGACTTCTACCCAGGAATATGTGCAAAAATGAGCCCCATCTTTCAGCCTCAGCATGTCTTCTCTCCTGCCGTCCAGA CATGTGGAGGGCCTATGGACATCGTGATTGTTTTGGACGGCTCCAACAGCATTTATCCTTGGGATCCAATGAACGAGTTCCTCCGGAAGTTAATACCCGGCCTCGACATCGGgcccaaaaacacacag GTCAGCGTCATTCAGTATGCCGTTGACTCCAAGTTTGAATTCAGACTGAACCAGTATAAAACCAAAGATGAGGTGATGGCTGCAGTGTCTGAAATCACACAAGTGTATGGTCAATCTACCAATACCTTCCATGCGATCCAATATGCCAG TCAGTGGGGTTTCCATCAAAGTAACGGCGCTCGACCAGGCGCTGCCAAGGTGATGGTGGTCGTCACTGATGGGGAGTCTCATGACAAGGCTTTCAGAGATACAGTCATTGCCGACTGTGAGAGACAAGGCATCACCCGCTTCGGTATCGCT GTCCTGGGTTATTACATTAGAAACAACATCGACACAGATAACCTtgtaaaagaaatcaaatcCATCGCCAGTTTACCCACAGAAAGGTTTTTCTTCAATGTGTCGGAAGAGGCGGCCCTCTCCACCATCGCTGGAACATTAGGGAACCGCATCTTCAACATAGAAG GCACTGGAAAAGGGGGCGATAACTTCAAGATGGAGATGTCCCAGGTGGGATTCAGCGCCCACTACTCCAGCCAACAG GATGTGATGATGCTGGGAGCAGTGGGAGCCTATGCTTGGAGTGGGACCGTCGTCCATCAAAAAGGGTCAAAAGTACACATTCTCCCTGTTTCAGCCTTTGAAGGAACACTTCAAGACAGAAACCACAGCTCATTACTGG GTTACTCTGTCACCACACTGAGCGATGCGTCTACAGAATACTATGTGGCTGGTGCACCTCGCTCCAACCACTCTGGACAAGTTATTGTCTACACCGTCAACGCCCAAAAGCAATCCGCTATCATAGATTCAGAAAGAGGGAAACAG ATTGGGTCTTACTTTGGAAGCGTCCTGTGCTCCCTGGACGTGGACCAAGATGGAGCGACAGACCTCCTGCTGGTCGGTGCGCCCATGTTCATGAGCGAgctgaagagagaagagggcaGGGTCTACGTCTTCTCTGTCACCAAg GGTATACTGAACGAGCAGGGATTCCTCAGTGGTCCGCCCCCGACTGAGAACGCACGTTTTGGGATGGCCATCTCTGCCGTTCCTGACCTGGACCTCGACGGTTACAGTgatgttgtagttggagccccactagaagacaaagaaaaaggtgTAATCTATATCTACAATGGAGATAAGAagacattaaacaaacagttcTCACAG AAAATCCTTGGCTCCAAACTGGATCCTCAATTGCAGTATTTTGGAAGGTCCTTAGATAGCTACAAAGATCTGAATGATGATACACTCCCTGACATCTCCATTGGTGCATATGGCAAAGTGGTGCAGCTCTG GTCCAGAGGTGTGGCGTCTGTCACAGCTAAATCATCTTTCAACCCGgataaaatcaacattttcaacaaaccCTGTGACATTAATGGACGCAAGCTTTCATGTTTCATCACCAACCTCTGTTTCAGTGCTGCATTCAGGCCTAAGAACCCTGTTGGACCCATCG ATATATCCTACACTTTGACTCTGGACGCTGACCTGCAGGCTTCACGTGTGACATCAAGAGGACTCTTCACTAAAAACAATGAACGCTCCCTcacagaaaaggcaaaaatatcATCTAATCCCCTGTGTCTGGACTACCAGGTTTATGTTCAG GAGACACCAGACTTTGTCAATTCCCTCAGTCTGAAAGTGGAAATCGAGCAGCAGAATGAGGACGTGAACCCCGTCCTCGATATGTTTTTTCCGAGTGCCTGGGAGTTCTTT ATCCCCTTCACAAAAGACTGTGGCTCTGATGACGTGTGCATCAGCGATCTGGTGCTGAGTgtgaagacagacacaaagtcGTCCAG CTCAGCTCCCGTCCTGGTCAGTGCTAATAACCGAGAACTGTCATTTGAAGTTGTTGTGAAGAACAAAAAGGAGAACGCGTACAACACTCAGGTCTTGGCCACGTACTCCAGCAACCTCTACTACTCCTCCGTCTTTCCTCCC ATGGATGGAATCAAATGCACCTCAACGCAAACACAAACTCTCACTTGCCAAGTGGGATAcccagcattaaaaaaaaaccaagag ATGAAATTTCAGATCAATTTTGACTACAATCTTGATCAGTTGCAAAAACAAGCTGAGGTGAAATTTGAGGCCAAGAG CGATGGTAAAGAGGAAAGACCTGCAGACAACAACGTGGCTATATCCATTCCTGTTCGATACGACGCAGGGATTGTTTTATCtag GCAGTCAAATATCAATTTCTACGTGGCAGATGCTGCCAAACCAGTGGTAACAACGGTGAAAAATCTAGACGACATCGGACCAGAGTTTAACTTTACAGTGAAG ATTTCAACAGGTAACTTTCCTGTCAGCCTCCTGTATCTCACAATTGCGCTGCCGATGACCACTAAAGGTGGAAATAAGCTCCTCTATGTTACCAGTGTGGACACACAAGCA GGAGGTTCTGTCAGCTGTGATTCCAGCAGCCTGGTTGATCCTCTGAAGATCGGTGTGAAGAGCCACAAAGAGTCCTTCTCTGAGGAGAGCCTCCGAGGCATCGAGAGCCTG GACTGCAAGAGTGCAAAATGCGAGTATATTAAATGCATCCTCAAAGACACTGAAGTTAACAGCGACTactttgtgaaagtgaaaacaaggATCTGGAGTGGCACATTTATTTCG GCCACCTATCAGACCATCGAGCTGACCTCCAGTGTTGATGTTGAGACCTCCAACCCTGATCTGCTCATTATCGGCCTCAAACAGCTGCCA GTGGTGGTGACAGTCAGTAAACCTGGAGAGAAAGGCGATGTTCCAGTGGGAGTGATCGTTGGCAGCGCCATTGCcgggctgctgctgttggctctGGCTGTTGGACTGCTGTGGAAG TTCGGGTTTTTCAAAAGAAAGTACCAGCAGCTTCAGAGGGAGGCCGATGAGGACATGCAGAGCCACGCGCATGTCGATGAAGTGCTGTGA